From one Ictidomys tridecemlineatus isolate mIctTri1 unplaced genomic scaffold, mIctTri1.hap1 Scaffold_87, whole genome shotgun sequence genomic stretch:
- the LOC144374766 gene encoding UL16-binding protein 1-like: MSDSGTHSLCYDFTVNSKAAPGQQWCTVHAQVDQNFLSYDCGLDKVKSLSALGGKVSATVTWEEQNTMLREMGDMLKQQLADIKTENGMARGKLHTLEGRMCCQHKSNSSWHFGFNGQMWLHFDSDNRRWREMHSGSNWMKEMWENDKEVTEFLHRSSIGDCRTWLQKFLVQWEPEPTGPSSAIIDRVFQESAASTLIHWVLLWILTCFIHLGLQTFLTGAVGRMDRETWGSCVHHEPIPYFCKRWTVLIAAFTLPSIIAATHIFPLPPIDPYHPKI, encoded by the exons atgtctgactCAG GCACTCACTCCCTTTGCTATGACTTCACCGTCAATTCTAAGGCAGCACCTGGACAGCAATGGTGTACAGTCCACGCCCAGGTGGACCAGAATTTTCTCTCCTATGACTGTGGGCTGGACAAGGTCAAATCCTTGAGTGCCCTGGGAGGGAAAGTGAGTGCCACAGTCACCTGGGAAGAGCAAAACACCATGCTGAGAGAAATGGGGGATATGCTAAAACAGCAACTGGCTgacattaaaacagaaaatggcaTGGCCAGGGGTAA GTTGCACACCCTGGAGGGCAGGATGTGTTGTCAGCATAAATCCAACAGCTCCTGGCATTTTGGCTTCAATGGACAAATGTGGCTCCACTTTGACTCAGACAACAGAAGGTGGAGAGAGATGCATTCTGGGTCCAACTGGATGAAAGAAATGTGGGAAAATGACAAGGAGGTGACAGAGTTCTTACACAGGTCCTCAATAGGTGACTGTAGAACCTGGCTTCAGAAGTTCTTGGTGCAATGGGAGCCGGAGCCAACAG GACCTTCAAGTGCCATCATAGACAGAGTCTTCCAGGAGTCTGCAGCCAGCACCCTTATTCACTGGGTCCTGCTCTGGATCCTCACCTGCTTCATCCACCTAGGCCTCCAGACCTTCCTGACAGGTGCTGTGGGCAGAATGGACAGAGAGACATGGGGCAGCTGT GTACACCATGAGCCCATACCCTACTTCTGCAAGAGGTGGACTGTTCTAATTGCTGCTTTCACTCTCCCATCCATCATAGCAGCCACCCACATCTTTCCTTTGCCACCCATTGACCCCTACCACCCCAAGATCTAA